Proteins encoded in a region of the Bacilli bacterium PM5-9 genome:
- a CDS encoding uncharacterized protein YbjT (DUF2867 family) (product_source=COG0702; cath_funfam=3.40.50.720; cog=COG0702; pfam=PF05368; superfamily=51735) has protein sequence MNKVMVTGALGNVGGYVAKYLIQNNQEVVVADIDEKALKEKYGDNAKVVKFDFTDSNTFPLALDDVDRVFIMRPPHLGKPEDLQPFIDTLKQKGNMKLISFLSLIGVENNPVPPHHKIEKYIEKSGLPYCHIRPSFFMQNISGIHAFEIKHFNRIVVPVKQALTSFIDAEDIGEISAKVLSNPEEHQNKGYSITGPEAIDYYLVAEILSEELNRKIEYANPKPRLAKKYWIDIRGLDKEYSNVMGMLYMMTRLGTAKKVTSVFEEIMEKKPQTFRSFVKKNLDAFKFEE, from the coding sequence ATGAATAAAGTAATGGTAACGGGTGCATTAGGGAATGTTGGTGGTTATGTTGCAAAATATTTAATTCAAAATAACCAGGAAGTAGTGGTAGCTGATATAGATGAAAAAGCATTAAAAGAAAAATATGGTGATAATGCTAAAGTAGTAAAGTTTGATTTTACTGATTCAAATACTTTTCCTTTGGCACTTGATGATGTTGATAGAGTATTTATTATGCGACCACCACATTTAGGTAAACCAGAGGATTTACAACCTTTTATAGATACTTTAAAACAAAAAGGTAATATGAAACTTATAAGTTTTTTATCTTTAATTGGAGTTGAAAACAATCCTGTGCCACCACATCATAAGATTGAAAAGTATATTGAAAAATCAGGATTACCTTATTGTCATATTCGTCCTAGTTTTTTCATGCAAAATATTAGTGGAATTCATGCCTTTGAAATTAAGCATTTTAATCGTATTGTTGTTCCAGTAAAACAAGCTTTAACTAGTTTTATTGATGCTGAAGATATTGGTGAGATTAGTGCAAAGGTACTTTCAAATCCTGAAGAACATCAAAATAAAGGTTATTCGATAACTGGACCAGAGGCAATTGATTATTACTTGGTTGCAGAAATTCTTTCTGAAGAACTTAATAGAAAAATTGAATATGCAAATCCTAAGCCAAGACTTGCTAAAAAGTATTGGATTGATATTCGTGGCCTTGATAAAGAATATTCTAATGTTATGGGAATGTTGTATATGATGACACGTTTGGGAACTGCAAAAAAAGTAACTTCAGTGTTTGAAGAAATTATGGAAAAGAAGCCACAAACATTTAGAAGTTTTGTTAAAAAAAATCTAGATGCTTTTAAATTTGAAGAATAG
- a CDS encoding DNA-binding MarR family transcriptional regulator (product_source=COG1846; cath_funfam=1.10.10.10; cog=COG1846; smart=SM00347; superfamily=46785), with translation MERVIRGAKAISLLTRLKNKIDTNLKLPIRNSEMGLLILIVTNKEKISSVDAANFLNVSKPMIAKIVNSLQKKDYIYKEIMENDRHKMALIPTRKGKKLVEKAYDEYHKTMFLLQNKMGDEDYLKLVSMIEKANLILMEEIENE, from the coding sequence ATGGAAAGAGTTATTCGGGGTGCAAAGGCAATATCGTTATTAACGCGTTTAAAAAATAAGATAGATACAAATTTGAAACTACCTATTAGAAATAGTGAAATGGGACTTTTAATATTAATAGTAACAAATAAGGAAAAAATTTCATCAGTTGATGCTGCTAATTTTTTAAATGTATCTAAACCTATGATTGCAAAAATAGTTAATTCATTGCAAAAAAAAGATTATATTTATAAAGAAATCATGGAAAATGATAGGCATAAAATGGCATTAATTCCAACAAGAAAAGGTAAAAAATTAGTCGAAAAAGCTTATGATGAATATCATAAAACAATGTTTTTATTACAAAATAAAATGGGCGATGAAGATTATTTAAAACTAGTTTCAATGATTGAAAAAGCAAATTTAATTTTAATGGAGGAAATAGAAAATGAATAA
- a CDS encoding membrane protein (product_source=KO:K07058; cog=COG1295; ko=KO:K07058; pfam=PF03631; superfamily=52058; transmembrane_helix_parts=Inside_1_21,TMhelix_22_44,Outside_45_82,TMhelix_83_105,Inside_106_124,TMhelix_125_147,Outside_148_159,TMhelix_160_182,Inside_183_194,TMhelix_195_217,Outside_218_226,TMhelix_227_249,Inside_250_260): MKKLVLKTIALHTQGEYKWIPSSLAFYLFISFIPLLFSILLIAIKYTNIDINTLAHVVDINAFESLITNLITHIKGNFGNMSLVALIAILLYTLFIASNGITGIIYASNAFFGFEKISIVRNKLLSFLVIIIILSIVILMLFFVSFIPSLFKIFRIQSSYLTTLFAIVPILYLIIHILYFIISDFRLRTKDIYKGALFTTFSITLLLVFSSIIFSGSTTSIIYGSLAILILIGHFFLYVGYCIYIGLAINVANYQLQNNI, from the coding sequence ATGAAAAAACTTGTTTTAAAAACAATTGCTTTACATACACAAGGAGAATATAAATGGATTCCATCAAGTTTAGCATTTTATTTGTTCATCTCATTTATTCCTTTATTATTTTCAATACTTTTAATAGCAATCAAGTACACAAATATTGATATAAACACATTAGCACATGTTGTTGATATTAATGCTTTTGAATCCTTAATTACCAACTTGATTACACATATAAAAGGAAATTTTGGAAATATGAGTTTAGTTGCTTTAATTGCGATTTTACTATATACATTATTTATTGCTAGTAATGGTATTACAGGAATAATCTATGCAAGTAATGCTTTTTTTGGATTTGAAAAAATTTCTATTGTTCGAAATAAACTATTATCATTTTTAGTAATAATAATAATTTTATCAATAGTTATTTTAATGTTGTTCTTTGTTAGTTTTATTCCATCATTATTTAAAATTTTCAGGATACAATCAAGTTATTTAACAACTTTATTTGCGATTGTACCAATTCTATATTTAATTATTCATATACTTTATTTTATTATTAGTGATTTTCGTTTAAGAACAAAAGATATTTATAAAGGCGCTTTATTTACTACTTTTTCAATAACTTTGTTATTAGTTTTTTCAAGTATAATTTTTAGTGGTTCAACAACTTCAATTATCTATGGTTCACTAGCAATTTTGATATTAATAGGACATTTCTTTTTATATGTTGGTTATTGCATATATATTGGACTTGCTATAAATGTCGCAAACTATCAATTGCAAAACAATATTTAA
- a CDS encoding ribosomal-protein-alanine N-acetyltransferase (product_source=KO:K03790; cath_funfam=3.40.630.30; cog=COG1670; ko=KO:K03790; pfam=PF13302; superfamily=55729): protein MRNYFLKTERIGFGIWLDSDIDNAKKLWLNPNVTRYISANGKFSEEDVNKRLSLEISNQEKYQVQYWPIFLLETNEFIGCCGLRPYDLDNGIYEFGVHIIDQFWNSGYASETGLKVIDYAFNNLKAKNLFAGHNPKNNVSKKMLEKLGFKYFKDEYYEPTGLNHPSYLLK, encoded by the coding sequence ATGAGAAATTACTTTTTAAAAACTGAGCGAATTGGCTTTGGAATTTGGTTAGATAGTGATATTGATAACGCTAAAAAGTTATGGTTAAATCCTAATGTAACGAGATATATTAGTGCTAATGGTAAATTTAGTGAAGAAGATGTTAATAAAAGACTTTCACTAGAAATAAGTAATCAAGAGAAATATCAAGTTCAATATTGGCCAATTTTTCTTTTAGAAACAAATGAGTTTATTGGTTGCTGCGGACTACGTCCATACGATTTAGATAATGGTATTTATGAGTTTGGTGTTCATATCATTGATCAATTTTGGAATAGCGGTTATGCAAGTGAGACAGGGTTAAAAGTTATTGATTATGCATTTAATAATTTAAAAGCTAAAAATTTATTTGCTGGTCATAACCCTAAAAATAATGTGTCTAAAAAGATGTTAGAAAAACTAGGTTTTAAATATTTCAAAGATGAATACTATGAACCAACTGGATTAAACCATCCATCATATTTATTGAAATAG
- a CDS encoding ABC-type polar amino acid transport system ATPase subunit (product_source=COG1126; cath_funfam=3.40.50.300; cog=COG1126; pfam=PF00005; smart=SM00382; superfamily=52540) — translation MIKIEKLNKKFNDNLVLKDIDLTINENEVVVIIGPSGSGKSTLLRCMNKLEETTSGNIFIDGVNLNDKKTDINKVREHIGMVFQQFNLFPHKTVFENITMAPITLNVYSKEKAEEVALDLLDKVGLSDKVDAYPTSLSGGQKQRVAIARSLAMNPTIMLFDEPTSALDPEMVREVLDVMKSLAGQMTLVIVTHEMNFAKEVGTRLIFLDEGEIVEDRNPKDFFENPLSLRGQEFLDKIL, via the coding sequence ATGATTAAAATAGAAAAATTAAATAAAAAATTTAATGATAATCTTGTTTTAAAAGATATTGATTTAACAATTAATGAAAATGAAGTAGTTGTAATTATTGGACCCTCAGGAAGTGGTAAATCAACATTGCTTCGTTGTATGAATAAATTAGAAGAAACAACATCAGGAAACATTTTTATTGATGGTGTTAATTTAAACGATAAAAAAACTGATATTAATAAAGTTAGAGAACATATAGGAATGGTATTTCAACAATTTAATTTATTTCCTCATAAAACTGTTTTTGAAAACATTACAATGGCACCAATAACACTAAATGTTTATTCAAAAGAAAAAGCTGAAGAAGTAGCTCTTGATTTATTAGATAAAGTAGGTTTATCTGATAAAGTAGATGCATACCCTACAAGTTTATCTGGTGGACAAAAACAAAGGGTTGCAATCGCAAGATCACTTGCAATGAACCCAACAATTATGCTTTTTGATGAACCAACATCAGCACTTGATCCAGAAATGGTTAGAGAAGTATTAGATGTTATGAAAAGTTTAGCAGGTCAAATGACTTTAGTAATTGTAACTCATGAGATGAACTTTGCTAAAGAAGTAGGGACAAGATTAATTTTCTTAGATGAAGGTGAAATAGTTGAGGATAGAAACCCTAAAGATTTCTTTGAGAATCCTCTCTCTTTAAGAGGTCAAGAGTTTTTAGATAAAATATTATAG
- a CDS encoding His/Glu/Gln/Arg/opine family amino acid ABC transporter permease subunit (product_source=TIGR01726; cath_funfam=1.10.3720.10; cog=COG0765; ko=KO:K17077; pfam=PF00528; superfamily=161098; tigrfam=TIGR01726; transmembrane_helix_parts=Outside_1_27,TMhelix_28_50,Inside_51_62,TMhelix_63_85,Outside_86_99,TMhelix_100_122,Inside_123_196,TMhelix_197_219,Outside_220_233) has protein sequence MFLAKISDLYDFSFLLNKEVIMDFLSGLGVTLSIALVGVLIGVTIGLFIAIGKLLGNKFIKALCTIYINFVRGTPLIVQLSIIYYVPPTIYKALCDETLYMNAFLAAVIAIGLNSAAYVAEIFRGGILSVDKGQFEAARSLGFNYKDTLKLIIVPQAIKNILPSLGNEFISVIKETAIVSIIGAHDLMFYANQMRALTYKPFPALFMAAIMYFIIVYTLTKLVNMWEGKLKND, from the coding sequence ATGTTTTTAGCAAAAATTTCAGATTTATATGATTTTTCATTTCTTTTAAATAAAGAAGTGATTATGGATTTCTTATCAGGATTAGGAGTAACGTTATCGATTGCATTAGTAGGAGTTTTAATTGGAGTAACAATTGGATTGTTTATTGCGATTGGTAAATTGTTAGGAAATAAATTTATTAAAGCTTTATGTACTATTTATATTAACTTTGTCAGAGGTACTCCTTTAATAGTGCAACTTTCAATAATATATTATGTTCCACCAACAATTTATAAAGCATTGTGTGATGAAACATTGTATATGAATGCATTTCTAGCAGCAGTAATTGCGATTGGATTAAATAGTGCTGCATATGTTGCAGAAATCTTTAGAGGTGGTATCTTATCTGTTGATAAAGGTCAGTTTGAAGCAGCAAGAAGTTTAGGGTTTAATTATAAAGATACTTTAAAATTAATTATTGTACCACAAGCCATAAAAAATATTTTACCATCACTTGGTAATGAGTTTATTTCAGTTATTAAAGAAACAGCAATCGTTTCAATAATTGGAGCACATGATTTAATGTTCTATGCAAATCAGATGAGAGCTTTAACATATAAACCATTTCCAGCATTATTTATGGCAGCAATAATGTACTTTATTATTGTATATACACTAACTAAATTAGTTAATATGTGGGAAGGGAAGTTAAAAAATGATTAA
- a CDS encoding ABC-type amino acid transport substrate-binding protein (product_source=COG0834; cath_funfam=3.40.190.10; cleavage_site_network=SignalP-noTM; cog=COG0834; ko=KO:K23059; pfam=PF00497; smart=SM00062; superfamily=53850), translating to MKKLLGLMLGLLIVLTGCGGSSDDQGKKLDQIKENGTIVIGTNSGYPPYEFYDTTGGKKTLAGYDIDLGNAIGKKLGVKVEWKDMDFDALVPSLASGQIDIVLAGMVDTEERREAVDFTEAYYNTQTVAVAPKEKLDSLNSADKLNGKKIVVQVGTTQADAASGVKGAEVTTLPGVSDTIANLTSGQSDVLFIAEVSAKNIVAKYPDLAYSVVEGIDDKLMFDGASIALEQKQNALKSELDALIKELKDSGELDKMFNKNVELFDKINK from the coding sequence ATGAAAAAATTATTAGGATTAATGTTAGGATTATTAATTGTATTAACAGGTTGTGGTGGAAGTAGTGATGACCAAGGAAAAAAATTAGACCAAATTAAAGAGAATGGAACAATAGTTATTGGTACAAACTCAGGTTATCCTCCATATGAGTTTTACGATACTACTGGTGGTAAAAAAACACTAGCTGGTTATGATATTGATTTAGGAAATGCAATTGGGAAAAAATTAGGAGTTAAAGTTGAATGGAAAGATATGGATTTTGATGCTTTAGTTCCATCGTTAGCTTCTGGGCAAATTGATATTGTTTTAGCAGGAATGGTTGATACAGAAGAAAGAAGAGAAGCAGTAGATTTTACTGAAGCTTATTATAATACGCAAACAGTTGCAGTAGCACCAAAAGAAAAACTTGATAGTTTAAATAGTGCAGATAAGTTAAATGGTAAAAAAATCGTTGTTCAAGTAGGTACAACGCAAGCAGATGCAGCAAGTGGAGTAAAAGGTGCTGAAGTAACAACTTTACCTGGAGTATCGGATACAATTGCTAATTTAACTTCAGGACAATCAGATGTTTTATTTATTGCAGAAGTAAGTGCAAAAAACATAGTTGCTAAATATCCAGACCTTGCTTATTCAGTAGTAGAAGGTATTGATGATAAATTAATGTTTGATGGAGCTTCAATTGCTTTAGAACAAAAACAAAATGCTTTAAAAAGTGAATTAGATGCGTTAATTAAAGAATTAAAAGATAGTGGAGAATTAGATAAAATGTTTAACAAAAATGTTGAACTATTCGATAAAATAAACAAGTAA
- a CDS encoding transcriptional regulator with XRE-family HTH domain (product_source=COG1396; cath_funfam=1.10.260.40; cog=COG1396; pfam=PF01381; smart=SM00530; superfamily=47413,54631), with translation MDNYLVELGIALRSARKLRGLTIQELADKINKSKATLSKYERGEIAIDILTINELSIALKINVDELLPKINSIEQNDLSTSIYGIPSFFKDNTSFYSYYYDGRNKSIICSKIFVKKNSDEIIQVQLYMNIKDINFPQVCENTYYGQMTHYDIITRMDLINKDTPVEKASIAILSPFTEDATRWGLWTGLSTRPVMPASIKMLFTKTPRNIDDKLKKELIITQEDYKNIKRYNMFTVF, from the coding sequence TTGGATAATTATTTAGTTGAGTTAGGAATTGCCCTTAGAAGTGCTAGAAAATTGCGTGGATTAACAATTCAAGAGTTAGCAGACAAAATAAATAAAAGTAAAGCTACATTATCTAAATATGAGCGTGGTGAAATAGCAATTGATATTCTTACAATTAATGAACTCTCTATTGCTTTAAAAATAAATGTAGATGAGCTGCTACCAAAAATTAACAGTATAGAACAAAATGATTTATCAACATCTATTTATGGAATTCCATCTTTTTTTAAAGATAACACTAGTTTTTATTCTTATTATTATGATGGAAGAAATAAAAGTATAATTTGTTCAAAAATTTTTGTGAAAAAAAATAGTGATGAAATAATTCAAGTTCAATTATATATGAATATAAAAGATATTAACTTTCCACAAGTATGTGAAAACACATATTATGGGCAGATGACACATTACGATATAATTACAAGAATGGATTTAATAAATAAAGATACGCCTGTAGAAAAAGCATCAATTGCTATTCTGTCTCCATTTACTGAGGATGCTACAAGATGGGGTCTTTGGACAGGACTTTCAACAAGACCAGTAATGCCTGCCTCAATAAAAATGCTATTCACAAAAACCCCTAGAAATATTGATGATAAACTAAAAAAAGAGCTGATAATAACTCAAGAGGATTATAAAAATATTAAACGTTATAATATGTTTACTGTTTTTTAA
- a CDS encoding cystathionine beta-lyase (product_source=KO:K14155; cath_funfam=3.40.640.10,3.90.1150.10; cog=COG1168; ko=KO:K14155; pfam=PF00155; superfamily=53383; tigrfam=TIGR04350) produces the protein MKRLNLDKQYNRKKTDSVKWDHKNFVDSRVSDTALPLWLSDMEFKVADEIIDALTSRVEHGFFGHSMPSDNYFEAVQNWYKKRFNWNIDKDSIFYSPGVLPALGFVINAFTKQGEGIIIQPPVFYPFSELIEGSKRQIVNNTLINNDGYYSIDFIDLENKAKDPNNTMMILCSPHNPVGRVWSKDELTKIIDICQKNDVLIFSDELHCDLTRKNVTHYPTKTLTNYKKIISALALGKTFNVGGIPISQIIIDDDDLRKAWTKETKGKYYIKFAPPLDMILTETAYNKCEYWVDEVMDYVEDNFDFLVAYFEEHLPKVKYKKPEGTFLAWINFGSYIDSETLFEALLTKYDVLIEDGRVFGDSGDGYFRITVACPRSLLKEGLDIIVKAINDLIVE, from the coding sequence ATGAAAAGACTTAATTTAGACAAACAGTATAATAGAAAAAAAACAGATAGTGTAAAATGGGACCATAAAAATTTTGTGGATAGTAGAGTCTCAGATACAGCACTACCACTTTGGCTTTCCGATATGGAATTCAAGGTAGCAGATGAAATCATAGATGCTTTAACATCTAGAGTTGAGCATGGTTTTTTTGGCCATTCAATGCCAAGTGACAATTATTTTGAAGCTGTTCAAAATTGGTATAAAAAACGTTTTAATTGGAATATTGATAAGGATTCAATTTTTTATTCACCTGGTGTATTGCCTGCATTAGGTTTTGTTATAAACGCTTTTACCAAACAAGGTGAAGGAATCATAATTCAGCCTCCAGTTTTTTATCCTTTTTCTGAACTTATTGAGGGTTCAAAAAGGCAAATTGTAAATAATACTTTAATAAATAATGATGGGTATTACAGTATTGATTTTATAGATTTAGAAAACAAAGCTAAAGACCCAAATAATACTATGATGATTTTATGTTCGCCTCATAACCCTGTAGGAAGAGTTTGGAGCAAAGATGAGTTAACAAAAATTATTGATATTTGTCAAAAAAATGATGTTTTAATATTTTCTGATGAACTACATTGCGATTTAACTAGAAAAAATGTAACTCACTATCCTACTAAAACACTAACTAATTACAAAAAAATTATTAGTGCTTTAGCATTAGGAAAAACATTTAATGTTGGAGGAATACCTATTTCCCAAATAATTATTGACGATGATGATTTAAGAAAAGCTTGGACTAAAGAAACAAAGGGGAAATATTATATTAAATTCGCTCCTCCTTTGGATATGATATTAACAGAGACTGCCTATAATAAATGTGAATATTGGGTTGATGAAGTTATGGATTATGTTGAAGATAATTTCGACTTCTTGGTAGCATATTTTGAAGAGCATTTACCTAAAGTAAAATATAAAAAACCAGAAGGAACTTTTCTAGCTTGGATTAATTTTGGCAGTTATATTGATAGCGAAACTTTATTTGAAGCACTACTAACAAAATATGATGTGCTTATTGAAGACGGTCGTGTTTTTGGAGATTCTGGAGATGGTTATTTTAGAATAACTGTTGCATGTCCAAGATCTTTACTTAAAGAAGGGCTAGATATAATCGTTAAAGCAATTAATGATCTAATAGTAGAATAA
- a CDS encoding DNA repair photolyase (product_source=COG1533; cath_funfam=1.20.920.10; cog=COG1533; pfam=PF04055; superfamily=102114): MEYKKIICKSVLSKSSGRYPYKYSANIYRGCLHSCQYCYAIYSHKFLGDDNFFETIYIKENFVEELEKKLRSKAWKKEVINFGSVCDSYQPIEKELEIMRDVLKLMIKYENPIIISTKSTLILRDIDLINELSKLTFVSIAFTITSISDELNKLIEPNVPSYLDRFKALKVLKEKTNAQIGLHMMPVIPYLTCDERSIEMMFRLANKVNVDYVIVGLLNLKSQVKQHFMSFISKELPAYYNDINKYFSNKEIRKAYKKDYYQTLNQLIKKYNININYKEYDYNNKQLSIFDITKDQ, encoded by the coding sequence ATGGAATACAAAAAAATAATATGTAAATCTGTTTTAAGCAAATCATCTGGTCGTTATCCATATAAATATTCAGCAAATATTTATCGTGGCTGCCTTCATAGTTGCCAGTATTGTTATGCAATATATTCACATAAGTTTTTAGGCGATGACAATTTTTTTGAAACAATCTATATTAAAGAAAATTTTGTTGAAGAGTTGGAAAAAAAACTAAGGTCTAAAGCATGGAAAAAAGAAGTAATTAATTTTGGTAGTGTCTGTGATAGCTATCAACCTATTGAAAAAGAGTTAGAAATAATGAGAGATGTTTTAAAATTGATGATTAAATATGAAAATCCAATTATCATTTCAACAAAATCAACTTTAATTTTAAGAGATATTGATTTAATAAACGAATTATCTAAACTAACTTTTGTATCTATTGCTTTTACAATTACTTCTATAAGCGATGAATTAAACAAACTAATTGAGCCTAATGTACCTAGTTACCTTGATAGATTTAAAGCTTTAAAAGTATTAAAAGAAAAAACCAACGCTCAGATTGGTTTACACATGATGCCAGTAATACCTTACTTAACTTGTGATGAAAGATCAATTGAAATGATGTTTAGACTTGCTAATAAGGTTAATGTTGACTATGTTATTGTGGGACTATTGAATTTAAAATCTCAAGTTAAACAACATTTTATGTCATTTATTTCAAAAGAATTACCTGCATATTATAATGATATTAATAAATATTTTTCAAATAAAGAAATCAGGAAGGCTTATAAAAAAGATTATTATCAAACCTTAAATCAATTAATTAAAAAGTATAATATTAACATAAACTATAAAGAATATGACTATAATAATAAGCAATTATCTATTTTTGATATAACAAAGGACCAATAA
- a CDS encoding undecaprenyl-diphosphatase (product_source=KO:K19302; cath_funfam=1.20.144.10; cog=COG0671; ko=KO:K19302; pfam=PF01569; superfamily=48317; transmembrane_helix_parts=Inside_1_20,TMhelix_21_43,Outside_44_52,TMhelix_53_75,Inside_76_112,TMhelix_113_135,Outside_136_139,TMhelix_140_162,Inside_163_169), protein MNIDKVIIQFITCNRIDILNPVFISLTYLGELMIIWLIITLILLYKNKQLNLLKVFIPTYLISFIINDVIIKNIIQRPRPFMVHDFIKPLVEMPSSYSMPSGHSASSFVAATLLAYYFPKYKVLFYILACLIAFSRVYVGVHFFSDVVLGALVGFIIGKISIKIVKKRT, encoded by the coding sequence ATGAATATAGATAAAGTTATTATTCAGTTTATTACATGTAATAGAATTGATATTCTAAACCCAGTTTTTATCTCTTTAACTTATTTAGGTGAGTTAATGATAATATGGTTAATTATTACTTTAATATTATTATATAAAAATAAACAATTAAATTTACTGAAAGTATTTATTCCAACTTACTTAATTAGTTTTATAATTAATGATGTAATCATAAAAAATATCATCCAAAGACCACGACCATTTATGGTACATGATTTTATTAAACCATTAGTAGAAATGCCATCATCATATAGTATGCCATCAGGACATAGTGCGAGTTCATTTGTTGCTGCAACACTTTTAGCATATTATTTTCCAAAATATAAAGTATTATTTTATATTTTAGCTTGTTTAATTGCTTTTTCAAGAGTATATGTTGGAGTACATTTTTTTAGTGATGTTGTATTAGGAGCATTAGTTGGATTTATTATTGGAAAAATATCAATCAAAATAGTCAAGAAAAGGACCTAA